A single genomic interval of Arachis duranensis cultivar V14167 chromosome 7, aradu.V14167.gnm2.J7QH, whole genome shotgun sequence harbors:
- the LOC107496856 gene encoding cold and drought-regulated protein CORA: MGSRVAILMLGLLAIVLISSEVAARDLLEASPNKDEAGTEANEVGEAKYGYGGGHYGHGGGGYGHGGGSYGHGGGGYGHGGGGYGHGGGGYGHGGGGHGHGGGGHGGGGHGPGGN, translated from the exons ATGGGTTCAAGAGTAGCAATACTCATGCTTGGCCTCTTGGCCATTGTTCTTATCTCTTCAGAAGTGGCTGCTAGAGACTTACTTGAGGCTTCACCGAACAAGG ATGAAGCTGGTACAGAGGCAAATGAAGTGGGTGAGGCCAAGTATGGATATGGTGGTGGTCACTATGGCCACGGCGGTGGAGGCTATGGCCACGGTGGTGGAAGCTATGGCCACGGTGGCGGAGGATACGGCCATGGTGGCGGAGGATACGGCCACGGTGGCGGAGGATACGGTCACGGTGGAGGAGGGCACGGTCACGGTGGAGGAGGGCACGGAGGAGGAGGGCACGGTCCCGGTGGTAACTAA
- the LOC107496857 gene encoding dormancy-associated protein 2 has translation MGSRVAILMLGLLAMVLLISSEVAARDLAEKVDKEKNRLGDAKYGGGGYPGYGHNGGGGYPGSHHGGSGYPGHGGGGYCRYGCCGSGYGGRCRRCCSYAGEAVEAQTQVAKPHN, from the exons ATGGGTTCAAGAGTAGCAATACTCATGCTAGGCCTCTTGGCCATGGTTCTTCTTATCTCCTCAGAGGTGGCTGCTAGGGACTTAGCTGAGAAGG TTgataaagagaaaaatagaTTGGGTGATGCCAAGTATGGTGGTGGAGGCTACCCTGGATATGGCCACAATGGAGGAGGAGGATACCCCGGCTCTCATCATGGTGGTAGCGGATACCCCGGTCACGGAGGAGGAGGGTATTGCCGATACGGTTGCTGCGGCAGCGGATACGGCGGAAGGTGCAGAAGGTGTTGCTCTTATGCTGGTGAAGCTGTTGAAGCACAAACTCAAGTGGCTAAACCTCACAACTGA
- the LOC107496835 gene encoding uncharacterized protein LOC107496835, producing the protein MCRALRSKNKLKFVDETLVKPSEDDSLFDAWDRCNTYVVSWLNLSLSPEIAHSVVWMDVTADIWCSLRHRYYQGDSFRMAELQEELFSIRQGDLNITAHFTKLKGIWEELDNFRPIPACKYYTETCDCDLDVMRNYQEDTNVVRLLRGLNDQFAVVRSQIMLIKPLPTVDATFSLLLQQERQNADIIEEKALITTGDTRANQEFNPQINMATRGGRSLRAKGGRLNGRGGQTYKQCVFCGKSGHTKDVCYKKHGYPPHMRSGSGSGIINMVTDLNGDNISNKTQEAISKLEAQLSANQRAALLALLERENNQ; encoded by the coding sequence ATGTGTAGAGCGTTGAGatctaaaaataaattgaagttTGTTGATGAAACTTTAGTAAAACCATCGGAAGATGATTCACTATTTGATGCGTGGGATAGATGCAACACATATGTGGTGTCTTGGTTGAATTTGTCTTTAAGTCCAGAGATAGCACACAGTGTGGTGTGGATGGACGTTACTGCAGATATATGGTGTAGTTTGAGACATCGCTATTACCAGGGAGACTCTTTCAGAATGGCTGAGTTACAAGAAGAATTGTTTAGCATAAGGCAAGGAGACCTCAACATTACTGCACACTTCACCAAATTGAAAGGAATTTGGGAAGAGTTAGATAATTTTCGCCCAATTCCAGCATGTAAGTACTACACTGAAACTTGTGATTGTGATTTAGATGTGATGAGGAATTACCAAGAAGATACCAATGTAGTGAGGCTCCTCAGGGGACTAAATGATCAATTTGCTGTAGTGAGGTCCCAGATCATGTTGATTAAGCCGCTTCCAACAGTAGATGCAACCTTTTCACTTTTGTTACAGCAAGAGAGACAAAATGCAGATatcattgaagaaaaagcattgaTAACCACGGGTGACACTAGAGCCAATCAAGAATTTAACCCTCAGATCAATATGGCCACTAGAGGGGGTAGGAGCCTTAGAGCCAAAGGGGGTAGATTAAATGGAAGAGGAGGTCAAACTTACAAACAGTGTGTATTTTGTGGTAAGAGTGGACACACTAAGGATGTATGCTATAAAAAGCATGGATACCCACCTCATATGAGGAGTGGCAGTGGCAGTGGAATCATCAACATGGTTACTGATTTGAATGGTGATAATATCAGTAACAAGACTCAAGAAGCAATTAGCAAGTTAGAGGCTCAGTTATCTGCAAATCAGAGAGCAGCATTATTGGCACTTCTTGAAAGGGAGAATAATCAATAA
- the LOC127740490 gene encoding uncharacterized protein LOC127740490, which produces MNPSLDPTSPYFLHPGESPGTPLISTILGTNNYHLWERAMWRALRSKNKVKFIDGSTEKPKSSDSLFEAWERCNTYVISWISLSLSSEIAQSVLWIDSAVELWKELQHRYQQGDIFRIAELEEELFAVKQGDLSITGYYTKLKRIWEELDNYRPIPQCSHCRGRCNCEYSVVRGYKEDSCVVRLLRGLNEQFSTARSQLMMTKPLPGIDEAFSLLLQQERQLNAGEMVEDRILMANSGGFRGRGRGRSGIGRGNPGRGGRNSRYCTFCGKSGHLVDVCYRKHGFPPHLKNGGNGNAINNVIADENSDEISNEIQKDSEANSKFDFNSEQREAPSVCLNQQDAQPRHSINQIYTTTLPSNEGISYIMSLSVFSPGSWVIDSGATNHVAFSTKSFQTLEEIKSVLINMPDGSHTIAKLAGKVMFSEQFFLNHVFFIPNFKFNLIAVSKLTKDLKCKLVFDEDNCEIQDKATTKIIGVAEQRMGLYAFESLIPVPATHNNIAHASALTTHISQPSQTAESTLQCTSTNTSTLRH; this is translated from the coding sequence ATGAATCCATCTCTGGATCCTACAAGTCCGTATTTCCTTCATCCTGGAGAAAGTCCAGGTACACCATTAATCTCTACAATTCTTGGAACGAACAACTATCATCTTTGGGAAAGAGCGATGTGGCGTGCGTTGAGATCGAAGAACAAAGTAAAATTCATAGATGGCTCAACTGAGAAACCAAAAAGTAGTGATTCTTTGTTTGAAGCGTGGGAAAGGTGCAATACCTATGTGATTTCATGGATAAGCCTATCTTTGAGTTCAGAAATTGCTCAAAGTGTGCTATGGATCGATTCAGCCGTGGAGCTTTGGAAGGAGCTACAACACAGGTATCAACAAGGTGATATCTTCAGAATTGCTGAGCTAGAAGAAGAGTTATTCGCTGTGAAGCAAGGTGATCTCTCGATCACGGGATACTACACgaaattgaaaagaatttgGGAAGAATTGGATAACTATCGCCCAATCCCTCAGTGCTCTCACTGTAGAGGAAGATGCAATTGTGAATACAGCGTGGTTAGAGGATACAAAGAGGATTCTTGTGTCGTGAGGCTCCTAAGGGGGCTGAATGAACAATTCTCTACTGCGAGATCACAGCTCATGATGACAAAGCCACTGCCAGGTATAGATGAAGCGTTTTCTTTGTTGCTGCAACAAGAAAGGCAACTGAACGCGGGTGAGATGGTAGAAGACAGAATTTTAATGGCAAATTCTGGAGGTTTTAGAGGAAGAGGCAGAGGCAGATCAGGAATTGGAAGAGGAAATCCTGGAAGAGGTGGAAGAAACTCAAGGTACTGCACTTTCTGTGGCAAAAGTGGTCATTTGGTGGATGTTTGTTATAGGAAACATGGATTTCCCCCACACTTGAAAAATGGAGGCAATGGGAATGCAATCAATAATGTGATAGCTGATGAGAACAGTGATGAAATCAGCAATGAAATCCAAAAGGATAGTGAAGCAAATTCGAAGTTTGATTTTAATTCAGAACAGAGAGAAGCACCAAGTGTCTGTTTGAACCAACAGGATGCACAACCAAGGCATAGCATTAACCAGATCTATACCACAACTCTTCCATCCAATGAAGGTATTTCATACATCATGTCTCTTTCAGTATTTTCTCCAGGTTCCTGGGTAATTGACTCAGGGGCTACTAATCATGTTGCTTTTTCAACTAAGTCCTttcaaactcttgaagaaaTTAAATCTGTTTTGATAAATATGCCAGATGGTTCACACACCATAGCCAAATTAGCAGGAAAGGTGATGTTTTCAGAACAGTTTTTCTTGAACCATGTGTTTTTCataccaaactttaagtttaaTCTGATTGCTGTGTCAAAGTTGACTAAAGATTTAAAATGCAAATTGGTTTTTGATGAGGATAATTGTGAAATTCAGGACAAAGCTACCACGAAGATTATTGGTGTAGCTGAACAAAGAATGGGACTCTATGCATTTGAAAGTCTAATTCCTGTTCCAGCTACACATAACAACATTGCGCATGCATCTGCACTCACAACACACATC